From a region of the Arachis ipaensis cultivar K30076 chromosome B09, Araip1.1, whole genome shotgun sequence genome:
- the LOC107615311 gene encoding protein MAIN-LIKE 1-like: MRLDERYVPYLQMAGLYHLARLNDRWFRLDEPLVSAFVERWRPETHTFHMPFGECTITLQDVAYQLGLPVDGDYVSGCLTDFHLYIEGGRPAWQWFHELLGVLPPENQVQKFAVNCTWFQETFAECPDGADEETVRRFVRAYIMMLLGTQLFADKSGNRIHIRWLPYVARLEEMGRYSWGSAALAWLYRCMCRVANRHVVKLAGPLQLLQSWIFWRFPTLRPSGYDEISWPLASRWSGYNPGISNKGPRVQMARLKIDLLQPRQFIWMPYSALDVIQVVHPEVLEPRHTMLWRCRTSLIYFAVVEWHQVDRVLPQFGGVQPIPSPALNIDFLMSKDGRGGDRWFPAQYADWHVHWQERAEHILQFDIVPDPGPSHDFLTWWYQHGKRFLSPEMLLGDPRGIPIPDEAMQRGAGRLPDMDRVEDVPDRRRIERRARVGTRCSQREWIGADLAMDDVEPPVRGGGRVRGRGGRRRVGAAREGAQMPMGGDVAGVDRAHRGGHELLRHWIAPI; the protein is encoded by the exons ATGCGTCTTGATGAGAGGTACGTTCCGTACCTGCAGATGGCCGGATTGTACCATCTTGCGAGACTGAATGACAGATGGTTCCGACTAGACGAGCCCCTAGTCAGCGCATTCGTCGAGAGGTGGCGGCCTGAGACGCACACCTTCcacatgccgttcggagagtgcaccatCACTCTTCAGGACGTCGCATACCAGCTGGGGTTGCCAGTGGACGGAGATTACGTTAGTGGTTGCCTGACAGACTTCCACCTTTACATTGAGGGTGGGAGACCTGCTTGGCAGTGGTTCCATGAGTTGCTCGGTGTTTTACCTCCCGAGAACCAGGTGCAGAAATTCGCAGTCAACTGCACCTGGTTTCAGGAGACATTTGCAGAGTGTCCAGACGGGGCTGATGAGGAGACAGTTAGGCGCTTTGTCCGGGCCTATATCATGATGTTATTGGGCACGCAGCTCtttgccgacaagtccggcaacCGTATACACATCAGATGGCTACCTTATGTTGCTCGGCTTGAGGAGATGGGTCGCTACAGTTGGGGGTCGGCGGCACTTGCATGGTTGTACAGGTGCATGTGCCGAGTCGCCAACAGACATGTGGTGAAGTTAGCTGGCCCTTTACAGTTACTACAGTCTTGGATATTCTGGAGGTTTCCCACTCTTAGACCATCTGGGTATGATGAGATTAGCTGGCCCCTTGCCTCGAG ATGGTCTGGTTACAATCCTGGGATTAGCAACAAGGGACCTCGGGTACAGATGGCTCGCCTGAAGATCGACTTGTTACAGCCTCGGCAG tTCATATGGATGCCCTATAGCGCACTAGACGTCATCCAGGTTGTACATCCGGAGGTCTTGGAGCCTCGGCATACGATGTTATGGCGGTGCAGAACGTCCCTGATTTACTTTGCGGTTGTGGAGTGGCATCAGGTTGATAGAGTTTTACCTCAGTTCGGCGGCGTTCAGCCCATACCGTCTCCCGCCTTGAACATCGACTTCTTGATGTCGAAGGATGGGAGAGGAGGTGACCGTTGGTTCCCGGCACAGTACGCTGACTGGCATGTTCACTGGCAGGAGCGTGCGGAGCACATTCTACAGTTTGACATCGTCCCCGACCCCGGTCCGTCACACGATTTCTTGACATGGTGGTATCAGCACGGAAAGAGGTTTCTGTCGCCGGAGATGTTATTGGGGGATCCGAGAGGTATTCCTATTCCAGATGAGGCTATGCAGAGGGGTGCAGGTCGACTTCCAGATATGGACCGGGTCGAGGACGTTCCCGACAGACGTCGTATTGAGCGGAGAGCTCGAGTTGGGACACGTTGTAGCCAGCGGGAGTGGATCGGGGCGGATCTTGCTATGGATGACGTCGAACCCCCAGTTAGGGGTGGCGGGAGAGTTCGTGGTCGTGGAGGCAGGAGGAGAGTGGGTGCTGCTAGAGAGGGTGCCCAGATGCCTATGGGAGGTGATGTTGCGGGGGTTGATAGGGCCCATCGGGGCGGGCATGAGCTGTTGCGGCACTGGATCGCACCTATTTAG
- the LOC107615310 gene encoding uncharacterized protein LOC107615310: protein MAGGNNRQRKSAFKSVLNIFKSNSSRHRSSSDAYYYDDGPNKATSWTKVWPSDEDRGRWGVADPVIDTKATTFIAQYKKPRTIPQPGLLVISDRHNGIKAALEAPDGGWLPPAAYRAFCIRHVASNFALTFKGKDARRLLVNAAYAKTEVEFDYWFDIMRSENPAMCDWANRIEYSLWTQYCDAGRRFGHMTTNIFECVNSILKGVRNLPVCSLVKATYGRLAELFVRKGREAEAQMGTGQQFSQYLVKCIKANLKTARCFTVTVYDRDNSEYTVAETTPTGSFSLGTYRVSLGSKTCDCGYFQALHFPCPHALACCAYSRLTWQPYVHEVYRLSSVFGVYQMGFTPPIPEDFWPPYAGPTIIPDPNMRRAREGRPRSTRIRTNTDEADPNQPKRCGLCRQPGHTRHSCPQGAGPSGTAGNQ from the exons ATGGCAGGAGGCAACAACAGGCAAAGGAAGTCCGCCTTCAAGTCGGTGCTCAACATTTTCAAATCCAACAGCAGTAGGCACAGATCGTCATCAGATGCCTACTACTACGACGACGGGCCCAACAAGGCCACATCGTGGACCAAGGTGTGGCCCAGTGACGAGGACAGAGGCCGGTGGGGAGTAGCCGATCCTGTCATCGACACCAAGGCCACAACCTTCATTGCTCAGTACAAGAAAC cacgAACCATACCTCAGCCGGGTCTGTTAGTTATTTCAGATAGGCATAATGGCATCAAGGCAGCACTCGAGGCTCCGGATGGGGGATGGCTACCCCCAGCTGCGTACCGGGCGTTCTGCATTCGACACGTTGCATCGAATTTTGCATTGACGTTCAAGGGAAAAGATGCCCGGAGGCTTCTTGTTAACGCCGCATATGCGAAGACTGAAGTGGAGTTCGACTACTGGTTTGACATTATGCGCTCTGAGAATCCGGCAATGTGTGACTGGGCGAACCGAATCGAGTATTCGTTGTGGACACAGTACTGTGATGCGGGTCGGAGATTCGGGCACATGACGACCAATATTTTTGAATGTGTCAACTCAATCCTGAAGGGGGTAAGAAACCTCCCTGTTTGCTCGCTGGTGAAGGCCACATACGGAAGGCTAGCTGAGCTATTTGTCCGTAAGGGAAGGGAGGCCGAGGCTCAGATGGGTACTggacaacaattcagtcaatACCTAGTAAAGTGTATCAAGGCCAACCTGAAGACAgccaggtgcttcacggtgactgtTTACGACAGGGATAACTCGGAATACACCGTTGCTGAGACGACTCCGACAGGTTCATTCTCCCTTGGTACGTACAGGGTCTCATTAGGGTCTAAGACTTGTGATTGTGGATACTTCCAAGCACTTCATTTTCCCTGTCCACACGCACTGGCATGTTGTGCTTATTCACGACTTACATGGCAGCCCTACGTCCACGAGGTCTATCGCCTGAGTTCCGTTTTCGGTGTCTATCAGATGGGATTTACACCTCCCATTCCAGAGGATTTCTGGCCACCTTATGCAGGGCCAACCATTATACCGGATCCGAATATGAGGCGTGCGCGGGAGGGTCGTCCTAGATCCACAAGAATCCGCACCAACACGGATGAAGCAGATCCGAACCAGCCAAAGAGATGTGGCCTCTGCAGGCAGCCAGGTCACACCAGGCATAGTTGTCCACAAGGCGCTGGCCCCAGCGGGACTGCTGGAAATCAATAG